A single window of Kitasatospora sp. HUAS MG31 DNA harbors:
- a CDS encoding HAD family hydrolase, whose amino-acid sequence MALTVGFDLDMTLLDTRPGIKATYDVLAAETGTRIDSDLAVSRLGPPLAREIAHWFPADRVDAAVARYRELYREHALPGTLLLPGAAEAVAAVRALGGRVAVITGKYEPNARLQLDHVGLVVDVVQGDLWAETKGAALRAHGAGVYVGDHLGDILGARAADAVAVGVATGPYGPEELRAAGADVVLTDLTGFPAWLAAHTA is encoded by the coding sequence ATGGCTCTCACCGTCGGCTTCGACCTCGACATGACCCTGCTCGACACCCGTCCCGGGATCAAGGCGACCTACGACGTCCTCGCCGCCGAGACCGGCACCCGCATCGACAGCGACCTGGCGGTCAGCCGGCTGGGCCCGCCGCTCGCCCGGGAGATCGCCCACTGGTTCCCGGCCGACCGGGTCGACGCGGCGGTGGCCCGCTACCGGGAGCTGTACCGCGAGCACGCCCTGCCCGGCACCCTGCTGCTGCCCGGGGCGGCCGAGGCGGTGGCCGCGGTCCGCGCGCTCGGCGGCCGGGTCGCGGTGATCACCGGCAAGTACGAGCCCAACGCCCGCCTCCAGCTGGACCACGTCGGCCTCGTGGTGGACGTTGTCCAGGGCGACCTGTGGGCCGAGACCAAGGGCGCCGCCCTGCGCGCCCACGGCGCCGGCGTGTACGTCGGCGACCACCTCGGGGACATCCTCGGCGCCCGCGCGGCCGACGCCGTCGCGGTGGGCGTCGCCACCGGCCCGTACGGCCCGGAGGAACTGCGCGCGGCCGGGGCGGACGTGGTCCTCACCGACCTCACCGGCTTCCCCGCCTGGCTGGCCGCGCACACGGCCTGA
- a CDS encoding alpha/beta hydrolase — MGLTSHKVLALSALISVLMVGGTVWLWPRLASRGVGPVLGRVGTIVGTQLAVMCTLGLVANNYFAFYSSWADLLGTGAEGPVTVQNQLSGRPPGVQQISHEKVRGTNSVGREPIQVGKLERILIPGATTGLATEGYVYLPPQYFQPEYQDKHFPAAIAITGFPGDAKNLITKLNYPGTELQQIRDGKMKPTVLVLMRPSPAMPRDTECEDIPGGPQSDTYFAKDVPAAIRGSYRVADGPGSFAVMGNSTGGYCALKLAMRHPDVFSAGVSLSGYYHAAEDPTTGDLFGGSQQRRDEADLDWRLANLPQPQVALLVGGSREGDGDYYRDTQKFVEAAKGTPTKVSSITLETGGHNFNTWTRMLPASLGWLGEHLNAPA; from the coding sequence ATGGGTCTGACCAGTCACAAGGTGCTGGCGCTGTCCGCGCTGATATCCGTGCTCATGGTGGGCGGCACGGTCTGGCTGTGGCCGAGGCTGGCGAGTCGCGGGGTGGGCCCGGTGCTCGGCCGGGTCGGCACGATCGTCGGCACCCAGCTGGCGGTGATGTGCACCCTGGGCCTGGTCGCCAACAACTACTTCGCCTTCTACAGCAGCTGGGCGGACCTGCTGGGCACCGGCGCCGAGGGCCCGGTCACCGTCCAGAACCAGCTGAGCGGCCGGCCGCCGGGCGTCCAGCAGATCTCCCACGAGAAGGTCCGCGGCACCAACTCGGTGGGCCGCGAGCCGATCCAGGTGGGCAAGCTGGAGCGGATCCTCATCCCCGGCGCCACCACCGGCCTCGCCACCGAGGGGTACGTCTACCTGCCGCCGCAGTACTTCCAGCCGGAGTACCAGGACAAGCACTTCCCGGCCGCGATCGCCATCACCGGCTTCCCCGGCGACGCCAAGAACCTCATCACCAAGCTCAACTACCCGGGCACCGAGCTGCAGCAGATCCGCGACGGCAAGATGAAGCCGACCGTGCTGGTCCTGATGCGGCCCTCCCCGGCGATGCCCCGCGACACCGAGTGCGAGGACATCCCCGGCGGCCCGCAGTCCGACACCTACTTCGCCAAGGACGTGCCGGCCGCGATCCGCGGCTCGTACCGGGTCGCCGACGGCCCGGGCAGCTTCGCCGTGATGGGCAACTCCACCGGCGGCTACTGCGCGCTCAAGCTGGCCATGCGCCACCCGGACGTGTTCTCCGCCGGCGTCTCGCTCTCCGGCTACTACCACGCGGCCGAGGACCCGACCACCGGCGACCTCTTCGGCGGCAGCCAGCAGCGCCGCGACGAGGCCGACCTCGACTGGCGCCTGGCCAACCTCCCGCAGCCGCAGGTCGCCCTGCTCGTCGGCGGCAGCCGCGAGGGCGACGGCGACTACTACCGGGACACCCAGAAGTTCGTCGAGGCCGCCAAGGGCACCCCGACCAAGGTCTCCTCGATCACGCTGGAGACCGGCGGCCACAACTTCAACACCTGGACGCGGATGCTCCCGGCCTCGCTCGGCTGGCTCGGCGAGCACCTCAACGCACCCGCCTGA
- a CDS encoding cold-shock protein produces the protein MPTGQVKWFNETKGYGFLSRDDGGEVFVHTKALPAGVTTLRPGQRVEFGIAAGHRGDQAMGVTLLDALPSVAVAQRRSPDDMAPIVQDLITTLDGVLPGLQRGRYPVKKEGQQLAVLLRAVADQFDV, from the coding sequence ATGCCCACCGGCCAGGTCAAGTGGTTCAACGAGACGAAGGGCTACGGCTTCCTGTCGCGCGACGACGGGGGCGAGGTCTTCGTCCACACCAAGGCGCTGCCCGCCGGAGTGACCACGCTCAGGCCGGGCCAGCGCGTCGAGTTCGGCATCGCCGCCGGCCACCGCGGCGACCAGGCGATGGGCGTCACGCTGCTGGACGCGCTGCCCTCGGTGGCCGTCGCCCAGCGCCGCAGCCCGGACGACATGGCCCCCATCGTGCAGGACCTGATCACCACGCTGGACGGGGTTCTCCCCGGCCTCCAGCGCGGCCGGTACCCGGTCAAGAAGGAGGGCCAGCAGCTGGCCGTCCTGCTGCGCGCGGTCGCCGACCAGTTCGACGTCTGA
- a CDS encoding 1,4-dihydroxy-6-naphthoate synthase, giving the protein MADPLRIAYSPCPNDTFVFHAWAHGLVPGAAAPEVLFADIDVTNGLAERGELDVLKISYGQLPWVLEEYALLPCGGALGRGCGPLVLTAEETSPAGLAGRTVAVPSERSTAYLLFRLWAAKAVPDGFGEIVVLPFHEIMPAVRDGRVDAGLVIHEARFTYQRYGLHRLADMGEAWEAETGLPIPLGAIVARRSLGDARLKELSETIRASVRAAWEHPEASRGYVLAHAQEMDPDVADRHIALYVNAFTADLGEEGLAAVRALLTRAAEEGLVPAVEPGALVL; this is encoded by the coding sequence GTGGCTGACCCGCTGCGGATCGCCTACTCGCCCTGCCCGAACGACACCTTCGTCTTCCACGCCTGGGCGCACGGCCTGGTCCCGGGGGCCGCGGCGCCCGAGGTGCTGTTCGCCGACATCGACGTCACCAACGGCCTCGCCGAGCGCGGCGAGCTGGACGTCCTGAAGATCTCGTACGGGCAGCTGCCGTGGGTGCTGGAGGAGTACGCGCTGCTGCCCTGTGGCGGGGCGCTGGGGCGGGGCTGCGGGCCACTGGTGCTGACCGCGGAGGAGACCTCGCCGGCCGGGCTGGCCGGGCGGACGGTGGCGGTGCCGAGCGAGCGCTCCACCGCGTACCTGCTGTTCCGGCTCTGGGCGGCGAAGGCGGTGCCGGACGGGTTCGGGGAGATCGTGGTGCTGCCGTTCCACGAGATCATGCCCGCCGTCCGGGACGGCCGGGTGGATGCCGGCCTGGTGATCCACGAGGCCCGGTTCACGTACCAGCGGTACGGGCTGCACCGGCTCGCCGACATGGGTGAGGCCTGGGAGGCGGAGACCGGACTGCCGATCCCGCTCGGGGCGATCGTCGCCCGGCGCTCGCTGGGCGACGCCCGGCTGAAGGAGCTGTCGGAGACGATCCGGGCCTCGGTCCGGGCCGCCTGGGAGCACCCGGAGGCGTCCCGTGGGTACGTGCTGGCGCACGCCCAGGAGATGGACCCGGACGTGGCCGACCGGCACATCGCCCTGTACGTGAACGCGTTCACCGCCGACCTGGGCGAGGAGGGCCTCGCCGCGGTGCGGGCGCTGCTGACCCGGGCCGCCGAGGAGGGACTCGTCCCCGCCGTCGAGCCGGGTGCGCTGGTGCTCTGA
- a CDS encoding futalosine hydrolase — translation MTPQTSDERPGLPQARLLVVVAVGPEAEAVLRGLGGDARPVPLPGGVLHRAEHASGVVVDVLAGGVGPAAAAAAAAGALTLRPYELVVSAGIAGGFAPRAPIGATVVAEEIVAADLGAETPEGFRSVTELGFGTVRHLPPVAVVRLAAEALGAVTGPVLTVSTVTGSAERAAALAERHPEVAAEAMEGSGVAEAAARFGVPVAEIRTVSNAVGPRDRAAWRIGEALGALERAFAALPYERLLKEVTRG, via the coding sequence ATGACCCCGCAGACCTCCGACGAGCGGCCCGGCCTCCCGCAGGCCCGGCTGCTCGTCGTCGTCGCGGTCGGGCCCGAGGCCGAGGCCGTGCTGCGTGGGCTGGGCGGCGACGCCCGTCCGGTGCCGCTGCCCGGCGGTGTGCTGCACCGCGCCGAGCACGCCTCGGGGGTGGTGGTGGACGTGCTGGCCGGTGGTGTCGGTCCGGCGGCCGCCGCGGCCGCCGCGGCGGGTGCCCTGACGCTGCGGCCGTACGAGCTGGTGGTGTCGGCCGGGATCGCCGGCGGTTTCGCGCCCCGGGCGCCGATCGGGGCGACCGTGGTGGCGGAGGAGATCGTCGCCGCGGACCTGGGCGCCGAGACGCCGGAGGGCTTCCGGAGCGTCACCGAGCTGGGTTTCGGGACGGTCCGCCACCTCCCGCCGGTGGCCGTGGTGCGGCTGGCGGCCGAGGCGCTGGGGGCCGTGACCGGCCCGGTGCTGACGGTCTCCACGGTGACCGGCTCCGCCGAGCGGGCCGCCGCGCTGGCCGAGCGCCACCCGGAGGTGGCGGCCGAGGCCATGGAGGGCTCCGGGGTGGCCGAGGCGGCCGCCCGGTTCGGGGTGCCGGTGGCGGAGATCCGTACCGTGTCCAACGCCGTGGGCCCGCGTGACCGGGCCGCCTGGCGGATCGGCGAGGCGCTGGGGGCCCTGGAGAGGGCCTTCGCGGCGCTGCCCTACGAGCGCCTGCTGAAGGAGGTCACCCGTGGCTGA